ccttcagagacTTGAAGGCGTTATTAGCCAAGCAAGTAGGGGAAAAAAATAGAATATTGTTTCCTTTTTCAAGGTTTGTTGCGACCTTCACTGTCAATGGGGAGCTCTCTGATAACGAAGAAAGTTGGCAGTCCACGCTAGAGAGGCGTTTTGCTGTGTATGCTGCACGAGATGAGGAGGAATTGGTTCATGTAAGTGACAAGGCATTTGGGGGCACGTCAGTAACTGTGCTGGGGGAAGCGTGAAGCCAATCAGTGGCCCCTTGGAAAGGGATGCCGCTTTGTAGTAGCTTTCTTGCATGCAAATGCTCCCAAGTTcagtctccaggtagggttgggagaggaaTTTGTGAATGcatatacccccccccctgaagtaataataataataataatttattattatttataccccagccactctgggcggcttccaacagaaaaatgaaataaaataatctattaaacattaaaagcctccctaaacagggctgccttcagatgtcttctaaaaatctggtagctctttttctatttgacatctgatgagagggcgttccacagggcgggcgccaccaccgaggaggccctctgcctagttccctgcaacttggcttctcgcagtgagggaaccgccagaaggccctcggtgctggacttcagtgtccgggcagattgatggaggtggagacgctccttcaggtatactggaccgaggccgtttagggctttaaaggtcagcaccaacactgacctTCCCTTAGTGGAATAGGTATCTCCATCACCCCCAAGATACACTCTTATTTATTCACCCAGGCTTCTGATGGATCTGGTTAGCTGTGGCAGATCtgtggatttttacattttaacgCTAACCAATTATGTAAATTTCACGGTACTTTGGTATTACAGGAtgatttgctgcttttttttcaaTGTTGTAATTTAtatggtgatgtatggaagtgagagctggaccataaagaaggctgatcgccgaagaattgatgcttttgaattatggtgctggaggagactcttgagagtcccatggactgcaagaagatcaaacctctccattctgaaggaaatcagccctgagtgctcactggaaggacagattgtgaagctgaggctccaatactttggccacctcatgagaagagaagaatccttggaaaagaccctgatgttgggaaagattgagggcactaggagaaggggacaacagaggacgagatggttggacagtgttctcgaagctaccaacatgagtttgaccaaactgcgggaggcagtgcaagacaggagtgcctggcatgctatggtccatggggtcacgaagagtcggacacgactaaacgactaaacaacaacaacaacaatttatatggGCATGGTTAAATTTTGCTGTTGGGGTTTTGGAAACTGCTTTTCAAATACTTGAGTAAAAACAAGAAATGTCCAACCTGTTACTTCCTCCGTCATTCATTGGCATACGTGGAGAGCCCTCTACTTTCCTAGTTAGCTTACTGCATTGGTAGAGAAGCTACATTGACCCCCAACTGGCATAGGGGGCTTTGGCATCCCTCACAGTACATGGAGAGGAGGTCAAAGTCTCCAGTATGCCAATCTGCTGTGGGGAAAGGCTGTTCTGGGTCACTTTTAGTTGGATTTAGACTAGAAATTTGTTACAAAGTCCTGTGGGTTAAAATCCCTTGGTTAAGAACAAAGTGGAGGGTGGAGTGGGAGGGAAAACCTCCATATTGACATAACTCCAGATCCAAACTaacaaacaataatatttttCACTTTTTCAAATAGGTATTTTTACTCATTCTGCGAGCGTTGCAGCTACTGTGCCGCCTTGTGTTGTCTCTGCAGCCCATTCCTCTGAAAGTGTTGGCGGAAAAGGTAGGTGTGTCTCCAGGAGGGCTCTCAGTGAGACTTCCTTTGAAGCAAACATGCATGGGGTGACTGTAAAGCAGCAGTTCTCAAATAAATGGGTTCACCCAAGCATTACAgggagctgaaatgcttgcacgaTATGACTTTTTCCTATGCTAATCATCATAACCGTTTAATGGACAAGTGGTGCAAACATCAGAGTGTTCACTATTAAGATCACTTGTTTATCTCCCTCACAGCACATTggaagcacagtggtaccttggttctcaaacgccttggcactcaaacaacttggaacccaaacattgcaaacccggaagtaagtgttccagtttgcaaacttttttcagaagccaaacatgctccattttgagtgccacacttccattttgagtgttacgctgagctctgtctgtttttgctatttattttgcgtttttgtttttgcaggtctttttgttttgtttttgtgactgcatggaactcagttcagctactgattgattgattctgtgatgcagtacattgtttatagctttcattttatgaatcaatggtctcgttaggtagtaaaattcatgttaaattgctgttttggggggttgtttttaaaagtctggaacggattaatccattttgcattactttctatgggaaagcgcgccttggttttggaacgctttggttttggaaaggacttctggaacggattaagtttgagaagcaaggtaccattGTAGTACAAAAACACATTCTGGAATTGCAGGTCTAGATTATGTGTTTGGTCTGTGTATGTTCCTCAAGCAGAATAGAGTTCATGATGTCACGAGCTTGCCCACAAgagagccagtttggtgtagtggttagagtgtctgacTACGACTTagggagacttgggttcaaatccccactcagccatgaagctcaaccAGTCCTCAGCTTAATCTACTTCAAACGGTTGTTCTGTGGATAAAAGGTGGGAGAAGGCCCAGGCATGCTACCTTGAGTTCATTGCAGGAAAGGTAAGAAATGAGCATAGTGAATAAGTAAGAGGCCTATTGAACAGAGGAGGTGCCTCTGTACATACAGATATTTGCTCAGAACTGTCTCCAGTAAGGTACATGGCAAAATCTACAGCTTAGCATCTCCACTGTAGATTATGTACCACTGTGGGCTCATATCTTCCATAGGGCAAATTCTACAGGTCTGCTAATTCAGAGCAGAGCGGCTCACTTTTAACAGCTAACATATTGAGACCAAAACTATTGAAACACTGCAGAGTGTTTGCCTCACTGCCTTGTCTTTTGATAGCCCACAGccctcttttttcattttaccccCCAGGGAAAGGCCACTTCCTCCAAGAAGCGCTCTCTCAGTGCAGTTTCCGAGGAATCGGATGGCTCTGCCAAAAAGCCTAAACGTGCCTCGAAAAAATGTGCAGGGCCTGGTAAGGCCAAGCCAGAGGCAGGCCAAGAGAAGGTCCTGTCAAGGAGCCAGGAAGCTGACAGGAAATCATCCCCAACAGGAGCCAAAAGGACAATAAATAAACCTACTGCCCTCAGGGGTGCTCAGGAAGAAAAGGAACCTGGTGCGAGCAAACTGCCGGGAAAGGGAGGGTTGGGGAGGACCAAAAACGACCGCCTACGAAAAGTGGCCTCAAAAGTGTCATATAAAGAGGAGAGTGGAAGCGACGACGGCAGGGATTCTGAATTCCATGCTTCAGAGGAAGACGAGGATGAAAGCAGCATCTCTGATGAGGACTTCGAAACTCCCAAGAGGAAACAGAGGTCGTCACTAGGGCCCCCGAAAGCAAAAGCAGCTCTTAACAACAGGCGGAAATCTGGGCCTGCGGTGCTGAATGTACCCAAGAACTCTCGGACGGTTGAGAGTTCACTGGGGGAAGCGGCTACCCCAGGCTCTTCAAACCCCTCAAAGAGAAGGAACAAAATAATTTCTAGCGATGAGGATGAAGGAGGCGATGTGGGACCAGGTAAACAGAGAGGCACTGACCAGTGGCTGGAGGTTTTTCTCGAACGGGAGGACAAGTGGGTCAGTGTGGACTGCGTCCATGGCACCGTTGGGCAGCCACTGCTGTGCTTCAGACATGCCACCAAGCCAGTGTGCTACATCATCGGCATTGATAACGACGGGTGCGTCAAGGACGTGACACAAAGATACGACCCGGCGTGGATGACGTCAACGAGGAAGTGTCGCGTGGACGCTGAGTGGTGGGAGGACACTTTGGAACCGTACAGAAGCCCTTTTGTGGAgcgagagaaaaaggaagaaagggaggtaACAGAAGGGAGCTTGCCGGTTTCCTTCTCCATGAACAAAACTATGTCCTGGTTGACTAAGAGGTCCTCCATCCCCTCGATACTTTTCATACCTGGTCTGTGTAAACATGGTGGGTGTAGAAATACATGGGAAGATGAGTCTATGAGTCAAGTGCCTTTGGGTTTCCTTAAATGGCGCAAGCTTGgccttggggaggagggagaaggaaacggAGGGTACAGGTGTGGCAGGGTTATCAAGCTAGTACCAACTTAATTCAGCAATGTGAGGGTGCGGACAGGATTTTAGGCCTAGGATGGTCATAGCAATCCAGAGCCATGGCAGGGTATGTTATGATTTCAGCAATCTTAATGAGCAGACAGTCGTTCAGGGTGAGATTCCTCTAACAAAGCCCCTTCTGCTTGTGTTTGCAGCAGGGCTTCTGGAATTCTCTGCTTGCTTGAAGAGCGCCTGAGAGCTGGCTCTCGCAAACAGAGGATATcactgcaggatcagaccaaaagcctatTCGAGTCCAGTGTTATTTATAATTCCATcggtttctttccatttctgacctGCTTCCTATAAGACATCACAAAGACATTTAACAACGAAAGCACTTTAAATCGTTTTGTGTAtaacagggttccccaaacttgggtctccagcagtttgttgttgttgttgttgttttggactacaattcccatcgtccctgatcactggtcctgctagctagggatgatgggagttatagtcttaagaaaacacctggagacccaggtttgggtaACCCTGGTGTATAAGAACAGTTTCACGCCCAATATGGATAACAGCATTCTGTTCACCCAGTAGTGAATCAGAAGATGCCTTTGGAAAGCCTATAGGTGCCACAGCCCTCTCtggctccccagcaactggataccatagctgccaagtctcccgtttttcacgggaaacccccgtattttaaaccatttcccactggcagcccggattgggaaaaatcctgtaaatccccgtatttcttacctgccagggaggctccattttgggtcctggcgctgcccgatttccggtgtccatacatgggcagcgcggcaccggaagtcacttctatgcatgtccggacatgcgtagaagcgacttccggtgctgctccgcccatgcctgggtaccggaaatcgggcagagcggcactggaagttgcttctatgcatgtccggacatgcgtagaagcaacttccggtgccgcaccgctgctgatcctgcatttttcagcgggagacttggcagctatgctggatactgcctctgatactggaggtgtACGCAGTTGTCATGCCTTGTAGCCATTGAGTCAGCttgtcctccatgagtttgttttttaaacctgtacaagttggtggccactgtgacaactatCTTGTGGGTGTTCTGCTTATCCCTAGTGGGTCTGTTGCGTATTCATTCATCGGTCGATGACTCCCAGCTGAGTGTGTGAACGGACTCTATTAATTAAAGTATTCCACCTGGAGGACGTGGTCTCGGTTGATACAAAAGTTCCGTCAGTGTTGTTAGAGCAGGGATGACTCCCTTATGACCCCTGGATCAAGTAATCCTGTGAAATCTGGCCCTGATACTGTCTTTTATGTTTGCCCTCCAAATAACTGAAGAATCTGCTTGTGCAGCGTAAACTCTAAAGTCAACCACTTACGTCATGTCTCCCAGTTTCTAGTTAAACTTCAAGACCAGCCCCTGCCGACAGCCATTGGTGAATACAAGAACCACCCACTTTATGCCTTGAAGAGGCATCTCCTTAAATACGAAGCCATCTATCCGGAGACAGCTGCTATACTAGGGTATTGCCGTGGGGAGGCTGTGTATTCCAGGTGAGAGTCATCTGCCAGGTGTGTATGGCGTGAAATGGGACTTCATGTGGCTACGTTGCTCTGTGCTCAGATATCAGATTTCACATTGTCAGTACTTTTgttcacctttctttctttttaaaaaaacacaaacaaaacaaaccagtgTCCACAGACAGACAAGGGGGTTAAGGTTAGGGTTAGATCTAGCAGGAGTTGACTGGCTTGGCAGCTGCTGGCCAATATTTGTTTCTGAGTGCTGAATTCAGGTTCCTGAGTGTCCCCGGTTTATTTTCTTTCACCCTTGTGACTTGATTTTCTCACCCTTGTGACTTGATAGAGTTGCACGtataccagtgatggcgaacctatgacacgcgtgtcagacgtgacacgcagagccctcactgctggcacgcgccccatcaacccattcgcgctgttgttgtccccccccccatttgttctcccgctccgcctcacactacagcttgtctccgctgttaaaacctggatccttctTACACAGCCCAACACTTACAcggcccaacaagacaatgacaaaaacccgccatcagcatacaaatcaatatggttaaactaACCAAAAGCACACACccgccccactcacacaagaaaccaaagaccaccacagccatccacAAATGAATAATCACACCCCACGCcaacccccgacctctctcaccaatgAAGGAACACaaacgaacaacagagaacccgcaTAAACAACACTGACACTGAACCCCTACATATaccaaggaaaacagaaacatagacaccccaccccacccactcccccatcccgccccctcttcccccctctccttcctaatgtctcaacaagcaagattgatgtgtaacaatggaataactatgagacactgcattacctttgtaaaccaagaaaatcctcaataaaaaaaaaacctggatccttttgttgttgttgttgctggtagccagagattggttttttaatcctttctgtgctgttttttctggcgctttggcagacaatgattgggtgtaacagcttcattttttaacccgttctgtgctagattttttggcactttggcagactatgttggtgctgtgtgttagttccagcgaaggtattattcatcattgatttctgttctcttccccaccccaaaagtgcagcatctttggggcatccccccaaaaaaaccaaagcaacttttgcaccccccaaaaacctccaaaactttggtcagcagctccccccaaaaagctcaacaactctgggcactttgtgataaataaggggtttttggtttggtttggtttggttaaataattagttttgggtttattaaatacagttattacaattatacatttttgttatttaaactacagtaaatattgtgaaattatgggttttttctcgaagtgacacaccacccgagttatgcttggttttttggcgaattttgacacaccaagctcaaaaagcTGCCCATCACtgacgtatacagtggtacctcggtttgcaaatgcaatccgttccgcagaggcgTTTGCTCACCGAGGCATTCTTCTGCATGCGCGCAAAgcgtctgcgcatctgacgccgcagaacctggatgtaaacacttccgggtccacagcattcgtaaactgaggttttcgtaaacggaggtaggcgtaaactgaggttccactgtataggcaaTTCCTGATGaactccaggggtggggaaatcagTTGGTTCGAAGTTGGGGCTTTTCGTGACCCGCATAGCTTGTTTTCCCTCCCATGACTCACAGAAATCAAACTGTTTGATCTGTGCAAACGGTTTTAGTGGTTGCAGAATTTGGGTTGTATTGGCGGAGAAGCACCCAAtatacttaaaaagaaaaatgtatgtgtgtgctCACATTGAGAATATTTGAGGGCACAGTTCATTTGGACTTTTTCAGAGACTGTATCCATACGCTGCACTCCAAAGACACCTGGCTGAAGCAAGCTCGAGTGGTCAGGATTGGCGAGGTGCCTTATAAGGTAAGATGACAGCAGATTCACTCCGAGGCTGCGGTTGGGCAcatgtagctcagtagcagaatgAGAGATGCATGCATGAGCCCTTATGAGCTGAAGAACAGaacaggcctgctggatcagaccaaaggatggagaacctgccaCCCTCCAAaggttgttgggctacaattccctttagccccagttagcatggcctgtggccagggatgatggaataataataataataatttattatttataccctgcccatctggctgggtttccccagccattctgggcggcttccaacagacattaaaatacaataatctattaaacattaaaagcttccctaaacagggaacggATGAGAAtattggaagttgtagtctaaacctatctggagaaccaaagattccccatccctggcctattAACCAGTCACAGTGGCCAGGAACTTGTTTTCAGAGGCGTGCTGTCTCCAATCCTGGAGTTACCGTATAACTATAATTATTAGCCCCATCTCATTTGTATCCAATTAAAGCTAAggatagggttgttgttttttactcagagtagacctattgaaatgaatggacctgcaCTGGTTAGggtcattcattttaatgggtctaactcttgagtaaaagttagttgcaTACAACCGAAAGtaaccaggttgggaaagacttgTATTCGGGAGACCCTGGAGAGATGAATTCCGGATTGCCATTGCTATGAATCAATAGAGTGCAGCCGTTCTGCAGCCTTGCAGTTTGGTGGTGGCCTGGGATGTTGCTGgaaggaaacagagagagagcaTTCACGAGCCGCTTGTGTATCTTCTTTTCATGCTTCTGCGTGACATCAGAAGTGACAGTGGGTACTCTCACAAACCTCACTTTGAGGGGTAGCAGTTGGGTTGACACTGAGAACTTTACAGGCAAGTAGTGGGAACAGATGAGAACATTGGACTCGTGTTGTGTTTGCACAGATGGTTCTAGGCTACTCCAACCAAGCAAGGAAAGCACGGATGGCAGAACCAGCAAACAGAGACAAAAAGGACTTGCCGCTGTTTGGCCTCTGGCAGACGGAGGAATACCAGCCCCCTGTTGCCGTGGATGGAAGGGTAAGCTGGAGGAGAGATCACGCAATCACCCCGGGAGTGGCTCGGGTGGTGATTGCACAAGATGAGGCCTTTTAAGTGGTGGCCCCAGACCCGGGACCCCAgagcttcctcccccctcattgCTGGTCTTATTTAGTCATCCAGATCTTTGGGAATTAAGTTCCTGGGGACCTAACCATTGTAGATATTAGATCGAAGTTTTTGTGTTTTCAGATTTTTAATGGTGCTGTGAAATACTTTGCGATGATGGTTTTCTCTGTATTGTGCACTGTTCTGGGCTTCtggtttggggcgggggggggggggaggttgtgcaaaatgaaatgaatttcaCATTGATGAAAATGAAGAATAAAGGTAAATTGAGTGGGTACTTTGGTAAAGCTAAATCGTTCTCTCCTGGGTTGTATAATTTAACTGAAAGTTTTGCATTACGGCTAGCGTTCTTGTAAAATGTACTCGCTCTTGCAATGTATCTactgtttctcattttcattGGCACCAGTCCTGTGCTTGGCACTTCAGCAAGAACCAATTTCTGCATAAAAGTATTAGAATAattgtgtttttcttcctctcttctcccccccccttttcttcgcccctgttttgttttcaggTTCCCCGGAATGAATTTGGGAATGTGTATCTCTTCCAACCCAGCATGTTGCCCATAGGCTGTGTGCAGCTAAAGCTTCCCAACCTCCATAGAGTGGCGCGCAAACTGGATATTGACTGTGTCCCAGCTGTTACTGGATTTGATTTTCATGGTGGCTACTCGCACCCAGTGTACGTCACACTTCTACTACTCACTTTGATCAGGCTTGGGGTGGCCTTCATCACTTGTTCTGGACATCTGTTTTGCCAGTGGAGAATATGCCCTGGATCTATTCATCCTACATGGCTTACCTGCAGTAATCGCAGAGAGTAGCATTGGCTGAGATGCAGCCGTCACCTTGCTGTGCCCTTAGCAGAAGGGGAGCCAAGCACCTGTTTCTCTTTGTGCTACCttcctttgtgtttgtgtgtgcgtctTTTGTCTTTGAACCCATGCCATGCAGACAATAGGAACTGGCTTAAGTTAAATCAGTGGTTCCTAAACTTTTGGGGGCCACTGTCCCCTTggctccataaactcatcccccgGGCTCCCCTGCCCTATGAAAAactttattcagaatagcagtttccaCAACCCTCTAAGGAAAGCAAtagcacatttattcaaaatccagtttaaTCTGTTTTGTTCAACATAATTGACAAATTTGATCCAGTGattaccagcttttcaaagtgctTCCCTGCTAAATAATTAAGTACTTTTCCGTAGACAAAACTAGTgaagtttatttatttgaagttcCATAGCTCGGTGGTGGAGTTTTtgatttgcatgcaggaggtcccaggatcagtttttggcatctccaggtagacctgGGAGAAAAACCCTTGtatgagatcctggagagctgctgccagttactgagccaatagtctgactcagcacACGGcaccttcctctgttcctatttcTTATCATTCTTGTGTCTCACCTTTCAGCCCCTCGTGGGATCCCAGGTATTTTCTAACCATTTCCCCCTGTCACTTTGAAAGTGCTGATACAATGGAGCTCATCAACACTCAAAACAGCATCCAATTGGCTACTTGTCTTCCTAGGATCATTTAAAACTTCCCCAGCTCAGTGCACAAATGACAAGTTCTCGTCATCTTTATCTTCGCCAGGACCGAAGGTTATGTGATCTGCGAAGAGTACAAAGAAGTGCTTGTTGCAGCGTGGGAGAACGAAGAagctgagagagagaagaaggaaaaggaggtgAGAATCACTCTGAGAGTTGGAGCAGCGGGAACTGACACTGccagaaattggcagcattacaGGGCTAATTAAATAGAGAGCTGCTGATAGTTCCCACAGTGTCTTCTAGCACCTCCTATCCCGACAGGTGATAGCCGGAAACTACAAATGTTTAAGGATCTGTTGCACAAATGGAGTTCCTATTGCACTTCTCCATTAATGTCATTGTTAGGGAGCACTCGGCATATGCAATCATT
Above is a window of Zootoca vivipara chromosome 2, rZooViv1.1, whole genome shotgun sequence DNA encoding:
- the XPC gene encoding DNA repair protein complementing XP-C cells isoform X2 — its product is MMKRFNKGVHEDTHKVHLLCLLANGFHRNRICSQPDLQAIGLSIIPTHFTKVPAGRVDRLFLSNLVKWFVATFTVNGELSDNEESWQSTLERRFAVYAARDEEELVHVFLLILRALQLLCRLVLSLQPIPLKVLAEKGKATSSKKRSLSAVSEESDGSAKKPKRASKKCAGPGKAKPEAGQEKVLSRSQEADRKSSPTGAKRTINKPTALRGAQEEKEPGASKLPGKGGLGRTKNDRLRKVASKVSYKEESGSDDGRDSEFHASEEDEDESSISDEDFETPKRKQRSSLGPPKAKAALNNRRKSGPAVLNVPKNSRTVESSLGEAATPGSSNPSKRRNKIISSDEDEGGDVGPGKQRGTDQWLEVFLEREDKWVSVDCVHGTVGQPLLCFRHATKPVCYIIGIDNDGCVKDVTQRYDPAWMTSTRKCRVDAEWWEDTLEPYRSPFVEREKKEEREFLVKLQDQPLPTAIGEYKNHPLYALKRHLLKYEAIYPETAAILGYCRGEAVYSRDCIHTLHSKDTWLKQARVVRIGEVPYKMVLGYSNQARKARMAEPANRDKKDLPLFGLWQTEEYQPPVAVDGRVPRNEFGNVYLFQPSMLPIGCVQLKLPNLHRVARKLDIDCVPAVTGFDFHGGYSHPVTEGYVICEEYKEVLVAAWENEEAEREKKEKEKREKRVLGNWKLLTKGLLIKERLKRRYSTKNEAAGAAVTPGGGFSSDEDEGGGEPSSETPAGDVEVSWPQNRQLEQEKEGGKRTRKSKREKKGDAKYLFPFEKL
- the XPC gene encoding DNA repair protein complementing XP-C cells isoform X1 gives rise to the protein MAKKRKGVVQLPGVGKKLKGEVAASASGPKTQQQQEDDFEEEKPSQKKRLPKTASGKKKEKERERDIFQPPCRNSNQKGPKPKVKEEKNKVEESKGPCKKRVKCSGLQSAPLKKETNAKKESPITKRTRDDEEDGDNDEDEDDESEDEWEDVEELHQPEIEILKELPAPALPNKTVEIEIETPEQVKKRERREKRQAEFETYLRRMMKRFNKGVHEDTHKVHLLCLLANGFHRNRICSQPDLQAIGLSIIPTHFTKVPAGRVDRLFLSNLVKWFVATFTVNGELSDNEESWQSTLERRFAVYAARDEEELVHVFLLILRALQLLCRLVLSLQPIPLKVLAEKGKATSSKKRSLSAVSEESDGSAKKPKRASKKCAGPGKAKPEAGQEKVLSRSQEADRKSSPTGAKRTINKPTALRGAQEEKEPGASKLPGKGGLGRTKNDRLRKVASKVSYKEESGSDDGRDSEFHASEEDEDESSISDEDFETPKRKQRSSLGPPKAKAALNNRRKSGPAVLNVPKNSRTVESSLGEAATPGSSNPSKRRNKIISSDEDEGGDVGPGKQRGTDQWLEVFLEREDKWVSVDCVHGTVGQPLLCFRHATKPVCYIIGIDNDGCVKDVTQRYDPAWMTSTRKCRVDAEWWEDTLEPYRSPFVEREKKEEREFLVKLQDQPLPTAIGEYKNHPLYALKRHLLKYEAIYPETAAILGYCRGEAVYSRDCIHTLHSKDTWLKQARVVRIGEVPYKMVLGYSNQARKARMAEPANRDKKDLPLFGLWQTEEYQPPVAVDGRVPRNEFGNVYLFQPSMLPIGCVQLKLPNLHRVARKLDIDCVPAVTGFDFHGGYSHPVTEGYVICEEYKEVLVAAWENEEAEREKKEKEKREKRVLGNWKLLTKGLLIKERLKRRYSTKNEAAGAAVTPGGGFSSDEDEGGGEPSSETPAGDVEVSWPQNRQLEQEKEGGKRTRKSKREKKGDAKYLFPFEKL